A stretch of the Nothobranchius furzeri strain GRZ-AD chromosome 5, NfurGRZ-RIMD1, whole genome shotgun sequence genome encodes the following:
- the LOC107379710 gene encoding mpv17-like protein, producing MNRAWAVFRAHPYISNILGYTALFASADLIQQSVLEGKPAGSGSEDSTGIDWHQTARVATVGFCFHANFNYHWLRGLERTLPGGSVTAVTWKVVVDQLIAAPLTISVFYIGLSLLENKEDPLEEWRHKFWTSYQAGVVYYSTMQAVNFTLVPPVARTTFLGGAALAFTIFLCHLKQKHNHKPE from the exons ATGAACCGGGCCTGGGCTGTGTTCAGGGCTCACCCGTACATCAGCAACATCCTGGGATACACGGCTCTGTTTGCTTCAGCGGACCTCATACAGCAGAGTGTTCTGGAAGGGAAACCTGCTGGGTCTGGATCAGAGGACTCGACTGGCATCGACTGGCATCAGACCGCTCGGGTGGCGACTGTAGGTTTCTGTTTCCATGCCAACTTCAACTATCACTGGCTGAGAGGGCTGGAGAGAACACTGCCAGGAGGAAGCGTGACGGCGGTGACATGGAAGGTTGTAGTGGATCAGCTGATTGCAGCTCCTCTTACCATCAGCGTGTTTTATATTG GTTTAAGTTTGTTAGAAAATAAAGAAGACCCACTTGAGGAGTGGCGACATAAATTCTGGACATCTTACCAG GCTGGAGTGGTTTATTACTCAACAATGCAG GCTGTGAACTTTACGCTTGTCCCCCCTGTGGCCCGAACAACATTCTTGGGAGGCGCTGCGCTGGCTTTCACGATTTTTCTGTGTCACCTCAAGCAGAAGCACAACCACAAACCTGAATGA
- the rpl18 gene encoding large ribosomal subunit protein eL18: MGVDIRHNKDRKVHRKEPKSQDIYLRLLVKLYRFLARRSNAPFNKVVLRRLFMSRTNRPPMAISRLIRKMKLAGRENKIAVVVGTVTDDVRIQDVPKLKICALRVTDGARRRILKAGGQVMTFDQLALASPKGHGTVLLSGPRKGREVYRHFGKAPGTPHSHTKPYIRSKGRKFERARGRRASRAYKN, translated from the exons ATG GGAGTTGACATCAGGCACAATAAGGACCGTAAGGTGCACAGGAAGGAGCCTAAGAGCCAGGATATCTATCTCAGGCTCCTGGTTAAG ctgTACAGGTTTCTTGCCCGTCGTTCCAATGCTCCCTTCAACAAGGTGGTCCTGAGGAGGCTGTTTATGAGTAGGACCAACAGGCCTCCCATGGCCATCTCCCGCCTG ATTCGTAAGATGAAGTTGGCTGGCCGTGAGAACAAAATTGCTGTTGTTGTGGGAACGGTCACTGATGATGTCAGGATTCAGGATGTCCCAAAGCTGAAG ATCTGCGCTCTCAGGGTAACCGACGGCGCTCGCCGCAGGATCCTTAAGGCAGGAGGTCAGGTGATGACATTTGACCAGCTGGCTTTGGCTTCTCCCAAAGGACATGGCACAGTGCTGCTGTCAG GACCCCGCAAAGGCAGAGAGGTGTACAGGCACTTTGGAAAAGCTCCTGGAACTCCTCACAGCCACACCAA GCCCTATATCCGCTCCAAGGGCAGGAAGTTTGAGAGAGCCAGAGGTCGCAGAGCCAGCCGTGCTTACAAGAACTAG
- the LOC129163496 gene encoding uncharacterized protein: protein MTWAHGTIKAYRTGYLDSNLPPGGMRWRRKDSILFVQWMDIVDVFLCSTLHTAHGGDAVQRRVKGADGQWAQRDIPVPPAVKEYNRYGGSRPVRCSDRIQGPAQNTEVVRDFLLPLHGHRLHKELARSKGDVSLGQKAFRETLAMELANEGSTTHELGPPSPCHHHRPGPFLLTSSKE, encoded by the exons ATGACCTGGGCACATGGGACCATCAAAGCCTACAGGACCGGCTATCTGGACTCCAATTTGCCACCAGGAGGTATGCGGTGGCGGAGGAAAGACTCCATCTTGTTTGTCCAGTGGATGGACATCGTAGATGTTTTTCTTTGCTCCACCCTGCACACAGCTCACGGAGGGGACGCGGTCCAGCGGAGGGTCAAAGGAGCAGATGGGCAGTGGGCACAGAGGGATATCCCAGTTCCACCAGCAGTGAAGGAGTACAACCG GTACGGGGGGAGTCGACCTGTCAGATGCTCTGATAGGATACAAGGTCCTGCACAAAACACAGAGGTGGTACGGGACTTTCTTCTACCACTTCATGGACATCGCCTGCACAAAGAGCTTGCCAGGAGCAAAGGTGATGTCTCCTTGGGCCAGAAGGCATTCAGGGAGACCTTAGCCATGGAGTTGGCAAATGAGGGGTCTACCACACATGAGCTGGGACCTCCTTCTCCTTGCCATCATCACAGACCGGGTCCTTTCTTATTAACCTCTTCTAAAGAATGA